The Microcystis aeruginosa NIES-843 sequence AGGGTCTTAGTCTAACAAAACCCATAGACAACAGCTTATCTGGCTGACGGCCGACGGCTGAGGACCGGCGGCTAAAAATTAACATTGCAAGAAAACTTAACAATTGGCCAAGAAACTCGATCGAGTAGGTAGAATAGCAAGTAAATCATTTTGTAAACTCCAACCGATTAATTAACCAGAATAGAGATAACCCAGAACGCCTGTGATAGATAAAAGACGCACTACTCGCGATCTCCCCCAAATTAACGAAAGAATCCGCTTTCCCGAAATCCGCGTTATCGATAGCGACGGCTCTCAACTAGGAATTATTACTCCTGCCGAAGCTTTACGCGTGGCCGAAGAAAAGGAACTTGATCTCGTCCTCGTCAGTGAAACGGCAAGTCCTCCCGTTTGCCGGATTATGGACTATGGTAAGTACAAGTTTGAACAGGAGAAAAAAGCGCGTGAAGCCAAGAAAAAACAGCATACAGCCGATATAAAAGAAGTTAAAATGCGCTATAAAATCGATGAGCATGACTACAACGTGCGAGTCAACCAAGCGCAACGTTTTTTAAAAGCGGGAGATAAGGTAAAAGCGACGATTACCTTCCGAGGCCGGGAAATTCAACACTCTAACCTAGCGGAAGAATTACTGGCGCGCATGGCCAAAGATTTACAGGATGTGGCTGAGGTACAGCAAGCGCCAAAAAAAGAAGGTCGTAACATGATGATGATGTTATCGCCGAAAAAATAACTAACTAGGGTCTGCTGAAAAAGTTTTTCCTAGGGGCAGGGTGTAGGGTGTGGGGTGTGGGGTTTTACCCATTTTCATCGGGTAAATTACCTAATTTTCAGGGAAAAAGTCCAGGGATTTCCCCCCGACCACTCCCATATCTGGTACTTTTTGATTGACAAAAAGTCTAAAAGTCTTACCCAACAAGGTTTTTAGATTTATTCAGCTAACCCTAACTAATCCGGAAAAAGGGGCTAAGAC is a genomic window containing:
- the infC gene encoding translation initiation factor IF-3; translation: MIDKRRTTRDLPQINERIRFPEIRVIDSDGSQLGIITPAEALRVAEEKELDLVLVSETASPPVCRIMDYGKYKFEQEKKAREAKKKQHTADIKEVKMRYKIDEHDYNVRVNQAQRFLKAGDKVKATITFRGREIQHSNLAEELLARMAKDLQDVAEVQQAPKKEGRNMMMMLSPKK